From the Drechmeria coniospora strain ARSEF 6962 chromosome 02, whole genome shotgun sequence genome, the window TCGGCCCAATTCGGTACGCTTCGTGTTGTCATCGTCATTCTCCAATCAACGATCAATACTTACCCTCGCCGTAGTCAAGTTCGCCAGGGCATCTCTACTTCGACCAAGGGAACGGCCTTTGTGGTGTACGAGGACGTGATGGATGCTAAGCAGGCATGCGACAAGCTCAACGGCTTCAACTTCCAGAACCGCTACCTTGTTGGTACGTTGACATGATGGGATAATTCCATCCATACGGACTGTTCTGACGGACCTTTTAGTTCTGTATCATCAACCTGACAAGATGGCCAAGTCAAAAGAGGACCTTGAGGCTCGTCGCGAGTCTTTAGCTCAACTCAAGAAGCAGCACGGCATCGATTGACAATCAGACCGGCCTGTGAACAGCCTGCAAGATACGTCATGTTCGCCCGCAGGCCGGTTTTCGAAGTCATCCAGGACCGCTTCATCGCACCCGAAGACGATCTTTCGACAGGtcacggcgccggccagcaGGATGAAGGAACACGTCAGCGGGCGCACAGTCCGCTTCCTCAATTGCATGCGAACTGCCCTTCCAGTATGCGCCTAAATTCTATTTTGAGTGCCCACATCTGTCATTTTCTGCCTATGAAGCAGCCGTCTTCGGGGTTGGTTCTTCGTCTCGATGGTTCTAGCGCGCGCGACCATGTAGCTGCGGAAGGCCTCGACCAAGATACCGCTTATGGAATGCGATGGAGGGTATAGATGGAGCTGAGCTGGGGATGATATGTCTTGTCGATAAATGACGAGACAGCAAGTCACTATGAGTTGACCTTTTTTTTTCTAGGCGTGGCCATGCGCTGGTTTGGGCGGAAGGAATATTGGCCTATTGCATGAGATAGTCCTGATTCCAGAGAGTTGCTCTTCCTATGACTGTGGTACTTTTGCAATCACAACACAGCTTTCCTCACCAATCCTTGACGGCGAGATCGGTGTGATATGACGGACCGAATGACGGGGACCTTCCGCCCGACATGCGTGACAATGGGGACATGGAGGGCGATGGGATGCAAGATGGATCCGGAAAGATTCCCGTAAAGAGTCGGCCCTGTCGGAGATAATATGCTGGCGGCAGTATCCGAAGCATGCTACTGCACGCGTAGATATTCGCTCACGGCCACCGCGGCGATTGGGCGTTTGAGTTTGGGTCCTGGAAGCTAATTTCGTATGCCTATGACGCATTGACTCAAACGTGAGGTAAATAGTGCAGACCGAACGCATCACAGAGCCTCTTGCCGTTAAAGTTGGTGTATTGCCTTGTTGACATTGATATCATCGTGTGCCCTTGTTGGCCTCCCCTACCTGCCGCTCCCGGACGCGGTGCCTATCGTGCGTCGGTGATAATATCCCTCAAGAAGAGAGCGATTAACACTTTGGGAGTTTGGAAGAGGAGCCGACGACAGAAAAAGACGTGGAGGAAAACGGGAAGTGATACTTTCGAATCGGCGAGATTCGCTTTGCCCCAACCCATCTACGACTTCACCTAAGTACAAAGTAATAGCCGTTGAAGTGACATCACATCCCTTTGAGTAGGCTGGCAGCCTCTCCACTTTGTCCTCCGTCTACTTGCACATGTTCTCGTGCTCAGCTGTGCTACACTGAGCAGACTGAATGGATACCTGGGTACAGGAGACGCACCGGCTTATTTTgacacttttgtcaagtcTAAAACTGTCATTATACTTTTCTTAACCTTATCGGATGGTAAATTATGCCACGTATTTGTATGGGTTTCAAGTACGCGCATTTGAATTTTGTCATCGTGGGAGTATCCTATGGTGTTGGTCCTGGTTATGCCTCCTCAATCCGTGTTGGTGGTCTGAAACACCATGAGTGCCTGGTGAACCTCCAGAAGGCTAGGACGTTCGTAGTAATTCTCGTTCCAGTCGCCTTTTGACATGCCCTCCGCCCTTTTCTTAATCCAAGACTCTGAAGCCTGAATCTCTTGAGCCCACCAGTGACGCGCCGTCTCCAGCACCTCATGCGCTGTCGACTTGCCCGTATTCTCGAGACTGCGTATTACGAGCTTGTCGTTCTCTCGGACAATGTATTTGCTCAGCCCAGGTTGCCGGCCCCTGGTGCACCAGTCAATGAGCTCCCTAATAGGTTGGGGTGTCGTCGTATATGAAGGGAACTCAACGAGTGGCTCCCAGCGGTACGACAGCCAAACCGACGCTCTCTGAGGAGCGCTCTTTGCCTCAAATATACACCAGAGTACCCGTCCAAGCATGTAGACCTCGCAAGCTTCTCGCTCAGTTTCGGTGAGGCACAACCATGGAATGTTGTAACCTTCGGTGGGCCATGTGTAATCTTCTCCCTCGGTCATCTCCTGCCAGCCAGGGAGAATCTCCGTCATGATATCGGCATAGATGGCCCGAATTTTCGGATTTATCTCGTCATCCATGGCGAGAAGGCGCACGTAGTCGATGGCGTTGACCTCGGGGGCGGCAAACTCGCACCAAACACCGCGCTGCTCGAAATCTATCATAATGGCATCCCATGACCTGGAAAGCACGATGTTGTCGAGTCGCAGGTCGGGATAAAATATTCGTGAACTTTGGCGAAGATGTGCCAGCGCAGCAGCCAGTTGGACAGACCATTTTACTTTGTCAAACAGAGACACCTGCCCATGTAGTTGGAGGAAAGGGATGAGATCTCGCAGGCTGCCGTGGGTGTGATTCTCCAAGGTGAAGCCCACGACGGCAACCTTGCTGCCGAAGCTGCATTTTTTGGTGACCAAGTGAACGGGTGGCGAAATGATGTTAGGATGATGCGGCATGATGAGCAGCTGCCTCAGTTCGTGATAGAGGTATTTGGTGTAGCTGGTGATGGCCTTGAATATGAAGCTCTTTCCTTGGAACCTGACGGAGCAAACACTATCATGCAGTTGTGCCACATATTCCAGGTCGTCAATGTCGACGGCGGGTGGAAAATCAACCACATCGTTCCAAAACGTCTGCAAAGACGTCAAGGACAGCATCTGACGTTCTAGGTAGTATGTCGGAGCGATGGTGATGCGAGTGTCGGCAATATTTTCCGACAGGCTGTGGAAGACGATCCTGGATCCAAATGGAAGGCCCTCGTATAACTGCAACGGCTCGTCCAAAGTCGACGTCCAGTGCTGCAGAATGCGGAGAACATGAGGTACGATGCCAAGATGTGAAATTCGGGACGACTCCCGCGTGTAGAAGGCGGCATCAAGTCCGAGAACCTCGCGAAGGTTTCCAGAGAGCGTGGCGGGCTCTGGAATGAACACATCAACTCGGTAGGGCCGAATGGGATCGAGGAAGAGGGGAAGTGCATAGATCTGAGTACCAAAAGCAGTGCAGCCGTCAATGCGCCAAAGAGGATTGGCAGGAGGATCAAGGCTGTCGATGCGGTTCTTTGGATTTAGCCAAGAATTACTCCACGGaatgggcgacggcggcggagagtGTTTGCCCTCGTTGTTGTGAGGCAACACGGTAGAGAATGCCGCCGTGGGATGAATGACATCATGAATGGACTGCTGGTTCAATTCCATGGCGTCGTTGATCAACGGTCGAACGATGTATTGGATATTGTGCCCGGATCGGGGTAAACCACAGAGAATATCAGCAAGTCAGCACTTGCCGGCGGACGGAGCTTTTGAGAGGAGGATGGAAGTGTCCAAAAGGATTTCCGATATTTATTGAGTATCGATACTCTGCGCAAGCGCGATACATGCCTTGATGAGAATGAAAGGCGGCAGGCGAATGAGTCGAGCTCGATTTTGGTTGTGCTGAGCAGGATGAGCGATTCCATGAGCCGAGACCGAGGCAAAGTGAATTGGGGGCCTCGCGTTGGGCATTGGCCCGGATGTGATTCGCAAGCAATCTGAGAGACATTGCCTGACTTGTTCGATTCGTTTGTTGATAATGATTAATCACATGATTGATGGACTCCTTGATTGGGCGATGCAACGACCCTGGATGTCGTCGCATCGCATCACATCGCATCGCACATCCAGTCTATAACCAGATGTCTTGGCCACTTAAAATGTACTGACCGACTCTCGAGTCTCCGGCCAGAAGTGACATGGTGCCACCTGAATCGTCAGGCTTAAGCGGTTGCATCTGCCGTGCACCATGATCCTGCTATACTAGCATATAGCGAAGATGCCTGAAGTCAAGGGCTCCTGGAGGGAAACAGGTCGTGAGATTTTCGCTTGTAGCTTCTCGCCAAGTCCTCGTGCTGTACGGACCACGCTGAACGTTGTATGTTTTTTTCCTCATCAATTCGCTAGTGAGGCGTGGCCATCTTCATGCTGTGCGTCCTGCTCAAAAGTGCGTGGGCTCTCGCTTTTGAAATGACTAGTAAGACTGACAACGTCATAGAGCCCTGTTCAGATTGCGCAAAGCACATCGTGCAGCCCGCCATTTGCCCACCTGATGTCGTGCAACCTGCCAGTTCCAGCGCCAAACATTATTCTCGAACATGCCGCAAAGCTGCGCTGGACTGCACGACGAAAATCATCTAGCCATGAGAATAGCTGCGTTCCTTTGGTTGAGCTTGCTCCCCTGAACCTGGCCAcatggtactccgtaccagaaACCGTTGGTATGATGAGCACCAGCAGTGTTCGAAGTATAATGAGCTGAACGGAAAGGAAACACTCAACAACAAATGATATTTCGAAGACAGCGAAGTAATATGTCTTGCCCGTCAATTTGGAGCAGTGCAAGGCTGTAAACGTCTTGGGAGAGAAGCTGAAGCCTTGTTCCTTCACATTTCCCCGCCGAATCCCAGACCGCGATTTGGTGAACTGGTGACGAAATGCTCGGAgtgaaggcgacgaggagtcTGTATTTTGGGAGAGGAACCCGAACATTGTCCCAAGCGTATAATCATCTTCCGAGCGCTGACTGACGAAACGTTCCTGAAGTTACGCATTTGCTCGGTCCCGGAACAGGAGACAAGCCCGCAACGCCGTATCAGTAGTGCCAGGCGTGTGCAAAGTAATTGTTATCAAATCGTAAGTGATATTGCAACGGAGGGTTTCCAGCTTTTAGTGCGTGTCGATTTTCTGCGCAAAGGGCGTGTCTTAAGTGGTAGTATCGACTACGGAACCTCGAAAGTGGCCAGAAGAAATTTCGACGTGGGCAGGGGTCATGGACGATGACCAGCCTTGCAACTGCCAGAAAATATCGCTTCCAAGGGTTCAAATTAAAGACTAGGCGCAGCGGCGGAAACAATCAAGGGCGGGCTCGCAACTGTCGGCCATCTATAAAGGCGGAAGTTCAAGATGCAACATGGTCATGCCATGACGGCACCAGACACAAtggccccccccccaagaACGACTGGAGGTCGGCGAGAATAGGTCCGAACAAGTAGCTGCCGCCTCGGATAGGACTGTGATCGTTGTCGAAGGCGCCTGAGGCGACTGGGTTGCTGGAGCGAGAGTCTGCTGTGAAGTAACCTTGGCTGTTCGACGTTTAGAACGTGAGATGAGGAGCCGATAGTCGGGATTTTTGGGCTAACAAACGCAAGACAGATTTCGAGTAGGACAAATTTATTTGTGTGGATTGATTGCGCACGTTGTGAGTgaactgtacatgtatgcttCCTGCATCCCAACGGACTGACTGCCGCTTGTGAGTGGCATTGAGGGAGGAAACAAGGTACGAAGACTCACTCTATATGAGGATATGAAGAAGCAAGAAACTCTAGACCTAGGTAGGGTCGACAACTAGCAGTTGTTCTCTGGTACCGTCCCCCTAGGGAAGGAGGAAAGGATTCGACTTCAATAGAAGGTCCCCACCACCTTTCGGATGGACTGAGACCAGACCTCTTGCACGGTGCAAAATGCCTCTCCATGCGGTGAATCTACATCCTACAGGCACCCGGCTCATCATGTATATTATAAGAACACAATCAACTTCAACATGGCCCAGCCGGAGGCAAGAAACACAATCCAAACGCGATTTCCCGCAAGCCCAGATCCGCCCAGGCTCGCCTCAGTGTGTCAGCTGGAAGGGTTCGAATTCGAATCAACCTCGGACAAGGGTCTCGTACGAGTAAACGCAAAGATAAAATACAGCTCGGACGACATCATCGTGCATTCCTTGGGCAGGTTGTGGAAACGGAAGCCGTGGAGTGAGCACATGAGCAGTAAGCCGTCCAGTGAAGGCCGATCCTATCACTGTCAGCACTTAAACACACCGAGAAGCCACTCGAAATCGACTGTCTAGTCTAGTTGGGTTACTCTATGATACTTGAGCGACCAGCAGACTGGCGAAGTGGAGAAAGACCAAGGTTGCGTTGTACGCCTCTGAATGTGTCCAGCATGATTGCGGCGCGGTCGTACCGCGTTCCCACCCTGGCTGGTCACCGAGTCTCATGAGCCACGTAAGGGCGGCTGGACCTCGATTGCCTCACCAGACGCAATCATGCAGaacatgcacttgcactttGTTGGGTGGCATGCGCAGGCATGCCGATAGTTCTCGCTCACCGGTCTCGTACAGTCTCACAGCGTTGATTACACCTCAGTATTCGTACACCGGCAAGGATACGATTGGCTTTCCCGTGACTATATCTCATTGATGGCCGGCTGACCCAAGGTTTCATAGGCGGGAGGACGATTGGATAATGCCGACTTGTAGGAGCATACACGAGCAGGGAACATTGAGTGACGCCCAGggcagcacatgtaccatCGCAGCAACAAAGCTGAACAATAATCCTTACGGTCAAGGGCATGATTTTTCTACGTGGCGGGGGACCATGGCAGTCCCGATTTCTCATCTGCGCCACCGTGTCTGTGTCGTGCATGGCTCTGCCGTCTTCGACCAGTGTACGGCGGTGCAACGAGCGGTTCATATCATGGTGACCATGACCGTGAACTGCAATGACAGCGCATAGGACATGCAATGTGCGGAAATATGGACGATATTGGAGCCTCACCGCCATTGCCGTTGGGCATGGATGTGCATGGGTACCCAATCCAACTGGACGAAACTTACCACTGTGTTTATCGACTGGCAGTCGGTCACTCGAGGTGAAATGCCTGCACCAATAGTTGGCGAAAAATTGTACGGAAGTGTGAAATCAGACCGAAGAAAATTAAATACTTGATTTCATCTTGGAAATTGGCGCAAAGGGCCAGCTTCGAGCGTGCGTCTTTCAGCTTGTGGTTCAACGAAGCCGACAGGCAAAAACCAGGAGCCCGCTCACAGCTGCTGACGGCTGCCTCTCCCATCACCCTGGAGGCATCGCCCAGTCTGATCTGAACATTTCATGTCTCCGTCATGCCTTTGGCCTCACTGATGGCCTCACCAAGCCGTCCTTGCTCTCTTGACGATTTCGAGGGCCAGCCACTGCATGCATATCAGCGACCCCAGAGTTAGGCACCTGCCATGTGCTGCCCTTCCGCCGCAGAAGTACCGCCTCCACAGAGTTCTTGACCTGGAACCATACAAGGCGCCTTTCGTTGACGCAGCGCAAAAATAATTATAAAACAAATAGAGGGCCTCTCCGATCCCCTGGCAGCATTCGCGTCGGCTGGTGAGCGATTTCACCAACCGGCCGGCGTTTCGGATCCATGCTGACATCCAACAATAGCTCTCTGCCTCAACCTCCGCCAGTCTCTCCGGGCTCCGACGCAGGCGATCGATGCTGTGAAATCGTCCGCCATCGCACCAGAAGCAAATGTCTCCTGTtctggccgccgcctgcccaCGGCACACTCTAGCTCACTCCACCTTGGTGAATGAGCAGTCGGATGGCTGAGTCGATCCCAGCACTGATTCGGGTGGATCCTTGTGCGTCTTGTTGGCAACCCTTCCCCCGGTTCCCCAGCCGCTCGTCCTCATCCATCTTCCAACCTTGCGGCCTCTACCTGCCCCTTGTCCCATGTATATCTTCGATAGCTCTCGTCACCTTGTCACACGTGCCAGTACCTTGGCCCTTGCCCTGTACTGGTGTTGAAAGGCATATGTTgtccacctcggcctcgcttCCCGGGCCGTCATGGTAAGAGATGCTCCTTTCACCCCAACACTTGGCAAGTTGCATCGTAAGAAACGTCCAGACTCCTTCCTTCCAAACCTCTCTTTACTGCCTCGCTCCCCTCCTATCCGTAAGCCCACTCGTCAAGGTGCGTTGACGCAGGAGTGcacggccgcctcgcaaGTAGCACAGGAATTCATGCCCACCTCTGCAACCCAGTCTCCGAGCCAATTTCGTCCACCATTAGACTCTTGTTGACTCGCAGTATTCTAGGAACCTTACCAATTTTCGCCTCACAAGAGGCCTTGGTCCTACTCCTCGACGGAGGAAGACGAGCTTCTATTTCAGTCCTTGATTCCCTTGGTGAACACGCCGTTGGAACAACTTGTGCCATGCCAagtctcgtcgacgagcctgcTTTCTTCTGAGTTTCAGACCCAGCACGACTCTCAGCTGACATATTCTTCGAACAAAAGACGAAAGATGGACAACGGTGACCGAATACCTCACACGAGTGTCTCGTATCAAGAAAGCGGCCACGATATGTCTGCAAATGAGGAGCCATTGACCCAGCTCGACAATGGCCTGTCACGGATGTCACAAAACTGGCCGGACCCAGACACGCAGT encodes:
- a CDS encoding Protein kinase-like domain protein, which encodes MELNQQSIHDVIHPTAAFSTVLPHNNEGKHSPPPSPIPWSNSWLNPKNRIDSLDPPANPLWRIDGCTAFGTQIYALPLFLDPIRPYRVDVFIPEPATLSGNLREVLGLDAAFYTRESSRISHLGIVPHVLRILQHWTSTLDEPLQLYEGLPFGSRIVFHSLSENIADTRITIAPTYYLERQMLSLTSLQTFWNDVVDFPPAVDIDDLEYVAQLHDSVCSVRFQGKSFIFKAITSYTKYLYHELRQLLIMPHHPNIISPPVHLVTKKCSFGSKVAVVGFTLENHTHGSLRDLIPFLQLHGQVSLFDKVKWSVQLAAALAHLRQSSRIFYPDLRLDNIVLSRSWDAIMIDFEQRGVWCEFAAPEVNAIDYVRLLAMDDEINPKIRAIYADIMTEILPGWQEMTEGEDYTWPTEGYNIPWLCLTETEREACEVYMLGRVLWCIFEAKSAPQRASVWLSYRWEPLVEFPSYTTTPQPIRELIDWCTRGRQPGLSKYIVRENDKLVIRSLENTGKSTAHEVLETARHWWAQEIQASESWIKKRAEGMSKGDWNENYYERPSLLEVHQALMVFQTTNTD